The following coding sequences lie in one Thalassoglobus polymorphus genomic window:
- a CDS encoding FG-GAP repeat domain-containing protein produces MSLKLPVAILALSLSCVSACIPANAEETSPAKFKKQTLTNIYYADGINAGDINNDGDVDVVCGPFWYAGPDFKATHEFYKAVPLPPEASPSNSMFTFLHDWSGDGWLDILVLGRVHLHQAFWYENPAKSNSPWKKHFAFERVKGESPTLVDVNGDGRPELLAHWENEWGFISPDESDPKLPWKFYGVGHQQDWPQFYHGQGVGDINSDGRIDIILNDGWYEQPESEPFRSAWAFHQGSLTGSRGGAQIFVDDIDNDGDADLVSSLHAHEWGLSWFEQIQAPSDDTSTVTKLGDTIFLNHQLMGTREEEKQYGVAFSQPHALEIHDLNGDGRKDIIVGKRVWAHGPKGDVEPMGTPVVYWFEATTRNGKPTFLPHLIDNKSGVGTQIMVKDLNQDGKPDVLTASKLGAFVFLNELVE; encoded by the coding sequence ATGTCCTTAAAGCTCCCGGTAGCCATTCTCGCTCTGAGTCTCTCTTGCGTCTCTGCATGTATCCCTGCAAATGCTGAGGAGACTTCCCCTGCGAAGTTCAAAAAACAAACACTCACGAATATCTACTATGCCGACGGGATCAACGCGGGCGACATCAACAACGATGGAGACGTAGATGTTGTTTGCGGTCCTTTTTGGTACGCAGGGCCGGACTTCAAGGCGACGCACGAGTTCTACAAAGCGGTTCCGTTGCCACCGGAGGCTTCGCCTTCGAACAGTATGTTCACATTCCTGCATGACTGGAGCGGAGATGGATGGCTGGACATTCTCGTTTTGGGGCGAGTCCATTTGCATCAGGCGTTTTGGTACGAAAATCCAGCGAAGTCAAACAGCCCTTGGAAGAAACATTTCGCTTTCGAGCGCGTCAAAGGAGAGTCTCCGACATTGGTCGACGTAAATGGAGACGGTCGCCCGGAACTCCTTGCACACTGGGAAAACGAATGGGGATTCATTTCACCAGACGAGAGCGATCCGAAACTGCCCTGGAAGTTTTATGGCGTTGGTCATCAGCAAGACTGGCCTCAATTTTACCACGGGCAGGGAGTGGGAGATATCAACTCAGACGGCAGGATAGACATTATCCTGAACGATGGTTGGTACGAACAACCTGAGTCAGAACCGTTCAGATCAGCTTGGGCTTTTCACCAAGGGAGTTTAACCGGATCACGTGGTGGAGCACAAATTTTTGTTGACGATATCGATAACGATGGGGATGCCGATCTCGTCTCGTCCCTCCATGCCCATGAATGGGGCCTCTCATGGTTCGAGCAAATTCAAGCACCCAGTGACGACACTTCAACAGTTACTAAGCTTGGTGACACCATTTTTCTGAACCATCAGTTGATGGGAACACGCGAGGAAGAAAAACAGTATGGCGTTGCCTTCTCGCAGCCACATGCTCTGGAAATCCATGATCTCAATGGTGATGGACGCAAAGATATTATCGTCGGCAAACGTGTCTGGGCGCACGGCCCGAAAGGTGACGTCGAACCGATGGGAACTCCGGTTGTCTACTGGTTTGAAGCGACGACTCGCAATGGAAAGCCAACTTTCCTGCCCCACCTCATCGACAACAAATCCGGGGTCGGCACGCAAATCATGGTCAAGGATCTCAACCAGGATGGCAAACCCGATGTTCTGACCGCTTCGAAGTTGGGCGCGTTTGTGTTTCTGAATGAACTCGTAGAGTAG
- a CDS encoding MEKHLA domain-containing protein: MSMNVDRPWLKRNWIQHTQLMLDSYQKYLGEELISREGSAEQQAQRLFEAPFVVVSHDKRPDPTLNYGNATALELWEMDIKTLCATPSRMTAEPVHRDERKQLLKRTTNNGYVDDYSGIRISSTGKRFFIAKATVWNLIDFKNNYQGQAATFSEWRMLEEGE, encoded by the coding sequence ATGTCTATGAACGTCGATCGCCCCTGGCTCAAACGAAACTGGATTCAGCATACTCAATTGATGCTGGACTCGTATCAGAAATATCTAGGTGAAGAATTGATCTCCCGCGAAGGAAGTGCAGAGCAGCAGGCGCAGCGACTTTTCGAAGCTCCATTTGTCGTGGTCTCGCACGATAAACGGCCTGATCCAACTTTAAATTACGGAAATGCCACCGCTCTCGAACTGTGGGAAATGGACATCAAAACGCTCTGCGCGACACCTTCCCGTATGACAGCTGAGCCAGTCCATCGTGACGAACGTAAACAACTCCTTAAACGGACGACCAATAATGGCTACGTCGATGACTATTCCGGCATCCGTATCAGTAGCACCGGAAAACGATTCTTCATCGCCAAGGCCACAGTCTGGAATCTGATTGACTTCAAAAACAATTATCAGGGGCAAGCTGCGACATTCTCTGAGTGGAGAATGTTAGAAGAAGGCGAATAG
- a CDS encoding DUF1499 domain-containing protein gives MLKKNRLLRLTIVAIIAPICTLAWFSLMSKAPTNLGVKDGKLAPCPNSPNCVSTQEKDPSQKMEPIPFEGDPATAIAKVKEALTNHPRTKIVEEKEHYLHAECASLIFRFVDDVEVYVDTEAHLIHFRSASRVGRSDMGVNRKRMQGVRAQVMESLAKD, from the coding sequence ATGTTAAAAAAGAATAGGCTACTGCGCCTGACCATCGTTGCCATTATCGCCCCCATTTGCACTCTCGCATGGTTTAGTTTGATGTCCAAAGCTCCGACAAACCTTGGAGTCAAAGATGGGAAATTGGCTCCCTGCCCGAATTCTCCGAATTGCGTGAGCACTCAAGAGAAAGACCCGTCTCAGAAAATGGAACCGATCCCTTTCGAAGGAGATCCCGCCACAGCCATTGCTAAAGTTAAAGAGGCACTCACCAACCATCCTCGCACAAAAATTGTTGAGGAGAAGGAACATTATCTCCATGCAGAATGTGCGAGCTTGATCTTTCGCTTTGTGGACGATGTCGAGGTTTATGTCGACACGGAGGCTCATTTGATTCACTTCCGTTCCGCATCTCGCGTTGGCCGATCCGACATGGGTGTCAACCGGAAAAGAATGCAGGGAGTTCGAGCTCAGGTGATGGAATCACTAGCCAAGGATTAA
- the pheS gene encoding phenylalanine--tRNA ligase subunit alpha: protein MSDPIQLDEFSHSVWEKLASIPQIEVNELATELNTDQSKVLVVAQEAVEGGFLVIQEENFDELIPAAEAIQLINDGLAERKALALLTEAGGEMATGDFAKAAGQAKIAVNDVFRWGKARGWIDRDKQGVRITDAGKSAANGEQDADEKALLKADGKAIQLSQVDEADRVKQLLGKRGDLAKIKSRVRRLLSMTDQGRELFKSGISVKKERNLLTPDDLRSGDWKEITLRPYDVTLPAEEIQPAKVHPLRKIIEQTRRAYLEMGFTEVASPMVESSFWNFDALFQPQDHPARDMQDTFYMAEPATTNLPEDADLVDRVRRAHEDGGDTGSEGWGYKWSPEISKQVVLRTHTTASTIRALTKHPDPPLKTFCVGWVCRNETMSYKHLPVFHQVDGIVIDENASLASLLGTLETFYKKMGFKQVKFKPAFYPYTEPSVDVVVYLESRGKWIEMGGSGIFRPEVTEPLGCKHPVMAWGLGMERLAMIRYGLSDIRELYQGRIEALSEMAMHQ from the coding sequence ATGTCTGATCCGATTCAACTTGATGAATTCTCACACTCGGTCTGGGAGAAGCTGGCTTCGATTCCGCAAATCGAAGTCAACGAACTGGCTACGGAATTAAATACCGACCAGTCCAAGGTCTTGGTTGTGGCACAGGAGGCTGTTGAAGGAGGTTTTCTCGTTATCCAGGAAGAAAACTTCGATGAGTTGATCCCAGCTGCGGAAGCGATTCAGCTCATCAATGATGGACTCGCAGAGCGAAAAGCTCTGGCTTTGCTCACAGAGGCCGGTGGAGAAATGGCGACCGGCGACTTCGCCAAAGCTGCCGGACAAGCGAAGATTGCGGTCAACGATGTATTCCGCTGGGGGAAAGCACGTGGCTGGATTGACCGAGACAAGCAAGGCGTTCGCATCACCGACGCAGGAAAATCGGCTGCAAATGGAGAACAGGATGCCGACGAGAAAGCACTCCTGAAAGCAGATGGGAAAGCGATTCAGCTCTCACAAGTAGATGAAGCAGATCGGGTGAAGCAACTGCTGGGAAAACGTGGCGACCTTGCGAAGATCAAAAGCCGCGTGCGTCGTCTTCTTTCAATGACGGATCAGGGACGCGAGTTATTCAAGTCGGGAATCTCTGTCAAGAAAGAGAGAAATCTACTGACGCCAGACGACCTGCGAAGTGGCGACTGGAAAGAGATCACGTTGCGTCCCTATGACGTCACTCTTCCCGCTGAAGAGATTCAACCTGCAAAAGTGCATCCGCTTCGGAAAATCATTGAACAGACACGCCGAGCCTATCTGGAGATGGGATTCACCGAAGTCGCTTCGCCCATGGTCGAATCGTCCTTCTGGAACTTTGACGCCCTGTTTCAGCCGCAGGACCATCCGGCTCGCGATATGCAGGACACCTTTTATATGGCAGAGCCTGCAACGACGAACTTGCCAGAGGACGCGGACCTGGTTGATCGTGTTCGTAGAGCGCATGAAGATGGTGGCGACACCGGTTCTGAAGGCTGGGGATACAAATGGTCCCCTGAGATTTCCAAGCAAGTCGTGCTTCGGACTCATACAACAGCTTCCACGATTCGTGCTCTCACCAAACACCCTGATCCTCCGCTGAAAACGTTTTGCGTGGGCTGGGTTTGTCGTAATGAAACCATGAGTTACAAGCACTTGCCAGTCTTTCATCAGGTCGACGGGATCGTCATCGATGAGAATGCGTCGCTGGCATCACTTTTGGGAACGCTGGAAACGTTCTACAAAAAAATGGGCTTCAAACAGGTGAAGTTCAAGCCAGCTTTTTATCCATACACCGAACCTAGCGTCGACGTCGTTGTCTACCTCGAAAGCCGTGGCAAGTGGATCGAAATGGGAGGTTCCGGAATCTTCCGCCCCGAAGTCACCGAACCACTCGGCTGCAAGCATCCTGTGATGGCCTGGGGCCTCGGCATGGAACGCCTTGCGATGATCCGCTACGGACTCTCGGATATTCGAGAATTGTATCAGGGACGAATTGAAGCACTGAGTGAAATGGCGATGCACCAGTAG
- a CDS encoding GNAT family N-acetyltransferase: MSEPNSSTDASTHSVIVRAATSSDLNNIDAFLTDFVSAGRILPRTSDELELLIPTGFVAEVQNQIVGFVALEIYSRKLAEIRSLCVRPIMQGQGVGKDLIQACLKLARERNVFEVMAITSTDKFFLNCGFDFTLPGEKKALFMQMRDEP; encoded by the coding sequence GTGTCCGAACCCAATTCTTCTACCGATGCTTCAACTCACTCGGTCATCGTACGAGCGGCGACGAGCAGCGACTTAAACAATATTGATGCATTCCTGACGGACTTTGTTTCAGCCGGGAGGATTCTCCCGCGCACAAGTGATGAACTCGAACTCCTGATCCCCACTGGTTTTGTCGCGGAAGTGCAGAATCAAATTGTTGGATTTGTGGCTCTGGAAATCTACTCACGCAAACTGGCTGAGATTCGCTCTTTGTGCGTCCGTCCCATCATGCAGGGACAGGGCGTAGGGAAAGATTTAATTCAGGCCTGCCTTAAGCTTGCGAGGGAACGAAATGTCTTCGAAGTCATGGCGATCACATCGACCGACAAATTCTTTCTGAATTGCGGATTCGACTTCACGCTTCCCGGCGAAAAGAAAGCCCTTTTCATGCAAATGCGTGACGAACCGTGA
- the mnmG gene encoding tRNA uridine-5-carboxymethylaminomethyl(34) synthesis enzyme MnmG: MSKTHYQYDVIVIGAGHAGTEAALTSARMGAKTALLTMNCDTIGQLSCNPAIGGVAKGQIVREIDALGGEMGKLIDATGIQFRMLNSGKGPAMWSPRAQADKKAYQFLMKLRVEEQENLTIRQEMVESLIIEGTPVPEGAPQPEPEDCPRITGVLVRGGAEYRAQAVIITTGTFLQAIMHTGEAKTKGGRAGEGTTGTMSDSFRELGFQLERFKTGTPARLNGRTIDYSQLEIQPGDENPQPFSFMTEKIEQEQIPCWLTATNQHVHDVIKANLHRAPMYSGQISSTGPRYCPSVEDKVVRFADKSSHQIFLEPEGRNTLEIYCNGISTSLPRDVQDEMVRSIAGLENAEIMRYGYAVEYDFAPPTQLFATLETKRVGGLYFAGQINGTTGYEEAAGQGLIAGVNAVLKIANKEPFILDRSQAYLGVLIDDLVTKGVDEPYRMFTSRAEYRLLLRQDNADRRLTPIGQQLGLADAERCAQFQQYETQIQTALTLLAKLRHQGNSLEEWLRRPEIEWPQLCEFSSELANVEMSERAKQQVQIEVKYSGYVKRQQQDIERQKKSLSLRIPVTFDYRAVPQLRNEAKDKFSRVKPADIAQAGRISGITPADLAILTLYLHEPGRMSQKTTGA; encoded by the coding sequence ATGAGTAAAACTCACTATCAATATGACGTCATCGTCATTGGAGCCGGACACGCCGGGACCGAAGCAGCACTGACAAGTGCACGGATGGGCGCAAAAACCGCACTGTTGACGATGAACTGCGATACGATCGGCCAACTCAGCTGCAACCCAGCCATCGGTGGAGTTGCAAAGGGGCAAATCGTTCGGGAAATCGATGCGCTCGGTGGCGAAATGGGCAAGTTAATTGATGCGACAGGCATTCAATTTCGCATGCTCAACAGCGGAAAAGGCCCCGCAATGTGGTCGCCACGTGCACAGGCCGATAAAAAAGCGTATCAGTTCCTGATGAAGCTTCGCGTTGAGGAGCAGGAAAACCTGACGATCCGACAGGAAATGGTCGAATCGCTGATCATCGAGGGAACTCCTGTTCCCGAAGGGGCTCCGCAACCCGAGCCGGAAGATTGTCCGCGGATCACCGGAGTCCTCGTACGAGGAGGAGCAGAATATCGAGCACAAGCTGTCATCATCACAACCGGAACGTTTCTTCAAGCAATCATGCATACAGGGGAAGCGAAGACAAAAGGAGGACGCGCCGGCGAAGGAACCACCGGAACAATGTCCGACAGTTTCCGGGAACTCGGTTTTCAACTCGAACGCTTCAAAACAGGAACACCTGCACGCCTTAACGGCAGGACCATTGATTACAGTCAACTGGAAATTCAACCAGGCGACGAAAATCCACAGCCGTTCTCCTTCATGACTGAAAAGATTGAACAGGAGCAGATCCCCTGCTGGCTGACAGCGACCAATCAGCATGTCCATGATGTGATCAAAGCCAACTTGCACCGTGCTCCAATGTACAGCGGGCAAATCAGCTCAACAGGCCCTCGCTACTGCCCCTCGGTTGAAGACAAAGTTGTACGCTTCGCGGACAAATCTTCACATCAGATATTTCTGGAACCGGAAGGGCGCAACACTCTCGAGATTTACTGCAACGGAATTTCAACAAGCCTCCCACGCGACGTTCAAGATGAAATGGTTCGCTCCATCGCTGGACTCGAGAATGCTGAGATCATGCGATATGGGTACGCGGTCGAATACGACTTTGCTCCGCCAACGCAGTTGTTCGCCACACTCGAAACCAAGCGTGTCGGTGGGCTCTACTTCGCCGGTCAAATCAACGGAACGACTGGATATGAAGAGGCTGCCGGTCAAGGGTTGATCGCAGGCGTCAACGCTGTCCTGAAAATTGCCAACAAAGAACCATTCATTCTCGACCGCTCACAAGCCTATTTGGGTGTGTTGATCGACGACCTCGTCACCAAAGGAGTCGATGAACCGTACCGCATGTTCACGTCACGTGCGGAATACCGTCTGCTGCTTCGTCAAGATAATGCTGATCGTCGATTGACTCCGATTGGCCAACAACTCGGCCTGGCTGATGCCGAACGATGCGCTCAGTTCCAGCAGTACGAAACTCAAATTCAAACTGCACTCACCCTGCTCGCCAAGCTTCGACATCAAGGAAATTCTCTTGAAGAATGGCTGCGACGTCCCGAAATTGAATGGCCTCAACTTTGTGAGTTCTCTTCAGAACTCGCGAATGTTGAGATGAGCGAGCGAGCTAAACAACAAGTACAAATCGAGGTCAAATACAGCGGATACGTGAAACGGCAACAGCAGGACATCGAGCGTCAGAAAAAATCGCTTTCCCTCAGAATTCCGGTCACTTTCGATTATCGAGCCGTGCCACAATTGCGGAATGAAGCGAAAGACAAATTTTCGCGGGTCAAACCAGCCGACATCGCGCAAGCTGGCCGAATTAGTGGAATCACCCCAGCTGACCTCGCCATTCTGACGCTCTATCTTCACGAGCCGGGTCGCATGAGTCAAAAAACGACGGGCGCATAA
- a CDS encoding cupin domain-containing protein — translation MTNKSTADKKYQVVDFENLAGVPCPCGSAKRAFAENEHSPGTVHVTEISDDARVHYHKEHTETYYILECGPDAKMQLDDEQVPIRPGMCILIPPGVRHRAIGQMKIINIVVPKFDPADEYFD, via the coding sequence GTGACAAACAAATCTACTGCAGATAAGAAGTACCAGGTCGTCGATTTCGAAAACCTCGCCGGTGTCCCGTGCCCTTGTGGGAGTGCGAAACGAGCGTTCGCGGAGAATGAGCACTCTCCCGGCACAGTGCATGTCACCGAAATCTCAGATGACGCACGCGTGCACTATCATAAAGAACATACTGAAACCTACTACATCCTTGAGTGTGGTCCAGATGCCAAAATGCAGCTCGACGATGAGCAAGTCCCCATCCGCCCCGGAATGTGCATTTTAATTCCTCCCGGAGTTCGTCATCGAGCAATTGGCCAGATGAAAATCATCAACATTGTCGTCCCCAAATTTGACCCAGCAGACGAATATTTCGACTAA
- the uvrB gene encoding excinuclease ABC subunit UvrB translates to MPQFELVSDFEPAGDQPKAIESLVRGIREQKKSQVLLGATGTGKTFTMANVIAQAQKPTLILAHNKTLAAQLYGEFREFFPNNAVSYFVSYYDYYQPEAYIPQRDIYIEKDSSINDEIDRLRLLATSALVSRPDVIVIASISCIYGLGSPKDYLDMMVPLNVGDTINRDDFLLKLIDIQYDRNDFDFQRGKFRVRGDVIEVWPAYEEFAYRIELWGDEVEQLSIIDPISGVGSKKLKDIYIYPAKHFVLPQSRIDAALEEIHEELAQQLAKFQKEGKLLEAQRLSARTRHDLELLKEVGFCPGIENYSRALANRKPGEPPATLYDFFPDDFLLFVDESHQTIPQVRAMFNGDQARKGTLVEHGFRLPMALDNRPLKFEEWDSRRGQTVFVSATPADWELEQSDSEIVQQVIRPTGLVDPVVHIQSARGQVPHLIEQIRLRTARGERTLVTTLTKRLSEDLVTYLKEEGIRCEWLHSELDAIERVEVLRELREGKFDTVVGVNLLREGLDLPEVSLVCILDADKEGFLRSATSLIQTIGRSARNVNAEVFLYADRVTNSMQQAIDETNRRREIQLKYNEDHNITPETIQKAIRRGIEDEISARKIERDAVGAESEVQYINQAFLNELEKEMLEAAENLEFERAANLRDRIADLQKQLDNASGAITVPADQESFSTKGKQSRGKRGKKRGSKGRVPRGKKNM, encoded by the coding sequence ATGCCTCAATTTGAACTCGTTTCTGATTTCGAGCCCGCTGGCGATCAACCGAAGGCGATTGAATCTCTGGTGCGCGGAATCCGCGAGCAGAAAAAATCTCAAGTTCTTCTCGGGGCAACCGGGACCGGTAAGACGTTCACGATGGCAAACGTCATCGCCCAGGCTCAAAAGCCTACTCTGATTCTCGCTCACAATAAAACTCTGGCCGCTCAGTTGTATGGAGAATTCCGAGAGTTCTTTCCGAATAATGCGGTCTCTTATTTCGTAAGCTATTACGATTACTATCAACCGGAAGCGTACATTCCACAGCGAGATATCTACATCGAAAAAGATTCCAGCATCAATGACGAAATTGATCGTTTGCGATTGTTGGCGACCAGCGCGTTGGTTTCTCGCCCAGATGTGATCGTCATTGCCAGTATTTCTTGCATTTATGGACTGGGCTCACCTAAAGACTATCTCGACATGATGGTCCCGTTGAATGTGGGAGACACCATCAACCGCGACGACTTCTTACTGAAGTTGATCGACATCCAATATGACCGAAACGATTTCGATTTTCAGCGAGGAAAGTTTCGCGTCCGTGGAGATGTGATCGAAGTTTGGCCAGCATATGAAGAGTTTGCCTACCGGATCGAACTTTGGGGGGATGAGGTCGAGCAACTTTCGATCATCGATCCAATCAGCGGAGTCGGCAGTAAGAAGTTGAAGGATATCTACATTTATCCAGCGAAGCACTTTGTGCTGCCACAGTCGCGCATCGATGCAGCACTTGAAGAAATTCATGAGGAACTGGCCCAGCAACTCGCCAAGTTCCAGAAAGAGGGAAAGCTTCTGGAGGCCCAACGTCTCTCTGCCCGAACTCGTCACGATTTGGAACTGCTCAAAGAGGTCGGCTTTTGTCCCGGAATTGAAAACTATTCGCGGGCGCTGGCGAATCGAAAACCAGGCGAACCGCCTGCCACCTTGTACGATTTCTTCCCCGACGACTTCCTGTTATTCGTGGATGAGTCCCATCAAACGATCCCTCAAGTTCGAGCCATGTTTAATGGTGACCAAGCCAGAAAGGGGACGTTAGTCGAGCACGGATTTCGCCTTCCCATGGCCCTCGATAACCGCCCACTCAAGTTCGAGGAATGGGATTCCCGGCGAGGGCAAACTGTCTTTGTCTCAGCCACTCCTGCCGACTGGGAACTTGAACAAAGCGACAGTGAGATCGTGCAACAGGTGATCCGGCCGACCGGTCTGGTTGACCCGGTTGTGCATATTCAATCGGCACGTGGACAGGTCCCGCACCTCATTGAGCAGATCCGCCTGCGAACCGCTCGTGGTGAAAGAACACTTGTGACGACTCTCACCAAACGCCTGTCAGAAGATCTTGTCACATACTTAAAGGAAGAGGGAATTCGCTGCGAATGGCTGCATAGTGAACTCGACGCTATTGAGCGTGTCGAAGTCCTGCGTGAACTTCGTGAGGGAAAGTTCGATACAGTCGTGGGAGTCAACCTGTTGCGAGAAGGTCTCGATCTGCCCGAGGTTTCGCTCGTTTGTATTCTGGATGCAGACAAAGAAGGGTTTCTCAGGAGTGCGACGAGTCTCATTCAAACAATCGGACGGTCCGCTCGAAATGTGAATGCCGAAGTCTTTCTGTATGCCGATCGTGTGACAAACAGCATGCAGCAAGCCATCGACGAAACAAACCGTCGAAGAGAGATTCAACTCAAATACAACGAGGACCACAATATCACGCCGGAGACGATTCAGAAGGCGATTCGGCGCGGAATTGAAGATGAAATTTCGGCTAGAAAAATCGAACGAGACGCAGTTGGTGCAGAATCGGAAGTGCAATACATCAACCAGGCATTTTTGAATGAGCTTGAAAAAGAGATGCTTGAAGCTGCTGAGAATCTCGAATTTGAACGAGCTGCCAACCTGCGAGATCGTATTGCAGATCTTCAAAAACAACTCGATAACGCCAGCGGGGCAATTACGGTTCCGGCTGATCAGGAAAGCTTTTCAACCAAGGGGAAGCAATCTCGCGGAAAAAGAGGGAAAAAACGAGGCTCAAAAGGCCGAGTTCCGAGAGGCAAGAAGAACATGTAA